In the genome of Neisseria animaloris, one region contains:
- a CDS encoding cytochrome-c peroxidase, with the protein MNQTTRKASLAMAVLLALSACGEKAADTAEQAASQSVETAVAETSAPAAVDNSNASSEDLELLKQAQGIFKPLPNSEEMQKIHPFTEAQVKLGQQLWHDPRLSRGNTVSCNTCHNLATAGVDNLPTSQGFKGQFGPRNSPTVLNAALLGSQFWDGRAATVEEQAGGPLINPVEMAMPDHAAVEKKVSAIQGYADLFKAAFPENNGAISIANITNAIGAFERTLLTPSKWDEYLKGNVNALNEKERRGVRSFINNGCIACHAGVNLGGDSFQKFGLVKGPYWKYTGSTKHDEGRFEVTKAESDKFFFRTPGLRNVARTYPYFHDGSVWELDKAVSIMGETQLGKQLSKEEVDNIVAFLGTLSAPIPESALVLPELPESALPETHPINK; encoded by the coding sequence ATGAACCAAACCACTCGTAAAGCCTCTCTTGCTATGGCCGTTTTATTGGCCCTTTCGGCATGTGGAGAAAAAGCTGCTGATACTGCTGAACAAGCGGCTTCCCAATCGGTAGAAACTGCAGTTGCGGAAACCTCTGCGCCTGCTGCTGTTGATAACAGCAATGCTTCATCTGAAGATTTGGAGCTGTTGAAGCAGGCCCAAGGTATTTTCAAGCCGTTGCCAAATAGTGAGGAAATGCAAAAAATACATCCATTTACTGAGGCTCAAGTAAAACTTGGTCAGCAACTTTGGCATGATCCGCGTTTATCGCGAGGCAACACCGTAAGCTGTAACACATGTCATAACCTTGCTACGGCAGGCGTTGACAATCTGCCGACCAGTCAGGGCTTTAAAGGCCAATTTGGTCCGCGTAACTCACCCACCGTGTTAAATGCCGCGTTACTGGGTAGCCAGTTCTGGGATGGCCGTGCCGCAACAGTTGAAGAACAAGCAGGTGGCCCGTTGATTAATCCGGTGGAAATGGCAATGCCTGACCATGCGGCCGTAGAGAAGAAAGTTTCTGCTATTCAGGGATATGCTGACTTGTTTAAAGCAGCTTTCCCGGAAAATAACGGTGCGATTTCAATTGCTAACATTACCAATGCTATTGGCGCATTCGAACGGACCTTGTTGACGCCTTCCAAATGGGACGAGTATCTAAAAGGTAATGTTAATGCGTTGAATGAAAAAGAACGTCGAGGTGTGCGTTCATTTATCAATAATGGTTGTATTGCTTGTCATGCAGGCGTAAATTTGGGGGGTGATTCTTTCCAAAAATTCGGTTTGGTTAAGGGACCTTACTGGAAATACACCGGTAGTACAAAACATGATGAAGGTCGTTTTGAGGTAACTAAAGCCGAAAGCGATAAATTCTTCTTCCGTACCCCGGGCCTGCGCAATGTTGCCCGCACCTATCCTTATTTCCACGACGGTAGCGTATGGGAGTTGGATAAAGCTGTCAGCATCATGGGCGAAACCCAGCTTGGTAAACAGTTATCGAAAGAAGAAGTGGATAATATTGTAGCATTCTTGGGTACTTTATCTGCTCCGATACCTGAATCTGCACTTGTATTGCCGGAATTGCCGGAATCTGCGTTGCCGGAAACACACCCCATTAATAAGTAA
- the rpsI gene encoding 30S ribosomal protein S9: MNGKYYYGTGRRKSSVARVFLQKGTGQIIVNGRPVDEFFSRETSRMVVRQPLVLTENAETFDIKVNVVGGGETGQSGAIRHGITRALIDYDAALKPALSQAGFVTRDAREVERKKFGLRKARRAKQFSKR; the protein is encoded by the coding sequence ATGAACGGTAAATATTACTACGGCACAGGCCGCCGCAAAAGTTCAGTGGCTCGTGTATTCCTGCAAAAAGGTACCGGCCAAATCATCGTAAACGGCCGTCCTGTTGACGAATTCTTCTCACGCGAAACCAGCCGCATGGTGGTTCGCCAGCCTTTGGTTCTGACTGAAAATGCTGAAACTTTCGACATTAAAGTAAATGTTGTAGGTGGTGGCGAAACCGGCCAATCAGGTGCCATCCGTCACGGCATTACCCGTGCTTTGATCGACTACGATGCAGCTTTGAAACCTGCTCTGTCTCAAGCCGGTTTCGTTACCCGCGATGCTCGTGAAGTGGAACGTAAAAAATTCGGTCTGCGCAAAGCACGCCGTGCCAAACAGTTCTCAAAACGTTAA
- the rplM gene encoding 50S ribosomal protein L13 — MKTFSAKPHEVKREWFVVDAQDKVLGRVAAEIARRLRGKHKPEYTPHVDTGDYIIVINADKLRVTGNKALDKKYYRHSGFPGGIYERNFTEMQEKFPERVLEKAVKGMLPKGPLGYAMIKKLKVYAGSEHGHAAQQPKVLEI, encoded by the coding sequence ATGAAAACCTTTTCAGCTAAACCGCACGAGGTGAAGCGCGAGTGGTTTGTTGTCGATGCACAAGACAAAGTTCTGGGTCGCGTTGCAGCCGAAATCGCCCGCCGTTTACGCGGTAAACATAAGCCCGAATACACCCCTCATGTCGACACTGGCGATTACATCATCGTCATCAACGCCGACAAACTGCGTGTAACCGGTAACAAAGCCTTAGATAAAAAATACTACCGCCACTCCGGCTTTCCAGGCGGTATTTATGAGCGTAACTTTACCGAAATGCAAGAAAAATTCCCTGAGCGCGTTTTGGAAAAAGCCGTTAAAGGCATGCTGCCGAAAGGCCCTTTAGGTTATGCCATGATTAAAAAACTGAAAGTATATGCCGGCTCCGAGCACGGCCATGCTGCCCAACAACCCAAAGTTTTGGAAATCTAA
- a CDS encoding NAD(P)H-dependent glycerol-3-phosphate dehydrogenase: protein MKITIIGAGSWGTALAIHFALHGNEISMWARNTEHMQSLQQNRENKRYFPGFKLPDTIKVHTVLAEALPDTELVIIATSVAGLRDSAQLLVQNNAGHLPVLTACKGFEQDTGLLTFQVVKDVLPENDKIGVLSGPSFAQELAKQLPCAVVLASENKGWIEELVGRLNTTVLRLYGSKDIIGVAVGGAVKNVMAIATGLSDGLGYGLNARAALVTRGLAEITRLAVSMGAQPKTMMGLAGIGDLILTCTGALSRNRRVGLGLAEGKELHTVLLEIGHVSEGVSSIEEVFNMACKHQIDMPITQTLLQLLRKEMTAQQVVERLMDREARFE, encoded by the coding sequence ATGAAAATCACCATAATCGGCGCAGGTTCTTGGGGAACTGCACTTGCCATACATTTTGCACTGCACGGCAATGAAATATCTATGTGGGCGAGAAATACCGAACACATGCAATCCTTGCAACAAAACCGCGAAAATAAACGTTATTTCCCCGGCTTCAAACTACCGGACACCATTAAAGTCCACACCGTTCTGGCAGAAGCCCTTCCCGATACGGAACTGGTGATCATAGCCACCTCAGTTGCCGGCTTACGCGACAGCGCACAACTTCTCGTGCAAAACAACGCCGGCCACCTACCTGTATTAACCGCCTGTAAAGGCTTTGAGCAAGATACTGGCTTGCTCACGTTCCAAGTGGTTAAAGACGTACTGCCCGAAAACGACAAAATCGGCGTGCTCTCCGGCCCCAGTTTTGCCCAAGAATTAGCCAAACAACTACCTTGCGCCGTTGTTTTAGCATCGGAAAACAAAGGTTGGATTGAAGAACTGGTAGGCCGTCTGAACACCACCGTACTACGTTTATACGGCAGCAAAGACATTATCGGCGTAGCGGTAGGCGGAGCAGTTAAAAACGTTATGGCCATCGCCACCGGTCTTTCTGATGGCCTCGGCTACGGCTTAAACGCTCGGGCCGCACTGGTAACCCGAGGATTGGCGGAAATTACCCGACTGGCCGTTTCCATGGGGGCACAACCCAAAACCATGATGGGATTGGCCGGCATCGGCGATCTAATCCTTACCTGCACCGGTGCACTCTCACGCAACCGCAGAGTAGGCTTAGGCCTCGCAGAAGGTAAAGAACTGCATACCGTGCTCCTTGAAATCGGACATGTATCGGAAGGCGTGAGCAGCATTGAAGAAGTATTCAATATGGCTTGCAAACACCAAATCGACATGCCCATCACCCAAACCCTGCTCCAACTCCTACGCAAAGAAATGACCGCCCAACAAGTGGTAGAACGCCTGATGGACAGGGAAGCCCGATTCGAATAA
- a CDS encoding GlsB/YeaQ/YmgE family stress response membrane protein, translating to MGWLVTIIVGFIIGVLAKFLHPGKENLGFIMTTLLGIGGSLLAGFVGQSAGWYEVGEPAGWIASTIFAVIILVVYTRLIKK from the coding sequence ATGGGCTGGTTAGTTACCATTATCGTCGGTTTCATCATAGGCGTATTAGCGAAATTTCTACACCCAGGTAAGGAGAATTTAGGCTTCATCATGACCACGTTACTCGGTATCGGCGGTTCTTTGTTGGCCGGTTTTGTTGGCCAATCTGCCGGTTGGTATGAAGTGGGCGAACCTGCCGGTTGGATCGCCTCTACTATTTTCGCTGTTATCATTCTGGTAGTTTATACCCGCTTGATTAAAAAGTAA
- a CDS encoding cell division protein ZapA — protein MSIEQVSLEIMGRAFNIGTPPEEKATLLQAVNMLNQKFDTIKQSGRIVETDKIIIMASLNLVHDLLKMTVKDDLAIGEFERKITDMINTCDKVLSKSA, from the coding sequence ATGAGCATTGAACAAGTCAGCTTAGAAATCATGGGACGCGCCTTCAATATCGGTACACCTCCAGAAGAAAAAGCCACTTTGCTGCAAGCTGTAAACATGTTGAACCAAAAATTCGACACCATCAAACAAAGCGGCCGCATTGTCGAAACAGACAAAATCATCATCATGGCCTCTTTAAATTTAGTACACGACCTATTGAAAATGACTGTAAAAGATGATTTGGCAATTGGCGAATTTGAGCGTAAAATAACAGATATGATTAATACTTGCGATAAAGTATTATCAAAGTCAGCCTAA